A single Chloroflexota bacterium DNA region contains:
- a CDS encoding DUF2723 domain-containing protein has translation MARLRGISHILAGIVLGLFAGRVWAESQSVALSAPRLLLIAGLVCVAGGALGWASARLRIRTWPLFVLLAYAAWPVVSPAVAGWVAAFALLALALANLPARADWPVEGPVAVVAFAVYVATLAPGLLPADSGEFQFVARVLGIAHPPGYPLYTLLGKLATLLPLNSVAWRVNLLSAVFAALALALVARTVRRLTASAVAGLAAALALGGITTFWAQATTANIRSLMALFTALMLLLALEYGAKPSENGLIALAVAAGLAVGHHGSLGLLFIPLVVYLLVADRLLLKRTRWLLTAAGAFVASLLVLLYLPVRSLTGAPFDPSPIDSVGRFLEHILASGFRGDMFYFARADLLPGRIGVWLNIVRMEFGAPLAVAMALASIAALARRPKAALLIGGVFLVNTATAITYRAPQTVEYLIPSYVALAVLLGIGLAEGIAWASRQATLRVLVVAGVLALCAAPWVANAPSFRALHRDYSTEQTARTLLGSAPARATILANWHWATPLWYLQYVEGARPDVRVLYVYPEGATPNEDVWIRRIGEALQQGPVLITNWFEAYKATPYRFVRTEGGWRVSDAPMRDVPPGLVAVDAVFDGKIRLIGYRLSESETAPGKELRLWLCWQPVEPLDRDYSFFVHLVDAGGRVQGQSDLTRDGRLYQAGEVVVDEHRLAILPTADAGEYAVIAGTYITLPDGWRRLQTPDGRDAVPLADVRVRPAVEPPVTLHPMVQRFAGGLTLVGADWDVAGSGALYLHWRNDGLPAGDYAVQFLRAGDLAAQGIVHVPPAPAYFTSGTPVPYGEGWLSIRLHDATGRLLQPLGPWGRAWSNEAMLPHFSAGARYVNLGGEMIFAGVGALPAEAQAGESLRVTARFVALKPLVNDYAVSVSLAADDGAWAVQHDTTPALGAIPTLKWTRGVAVDDPHALEIPPGATGQATLRLTVYDAFTLDPLPVLDAELARLGQGQNLTIGSVQVR, from the coding sequence TTGGCAAGACTGCGAGGCATATCCCACATCCTGGCGGGCATCGTCCTTGGGCTCTTCGCGGGCCGAGTTTGGGCCGAGAGCCAATCCGTTGCCCTATCCGCGCCGCGGCTGCTCCTCATCGCCGGCCTGGTCTGCGTGGCGGGCGGGGCGCTCGGATGGGCCTCGGCGCGCCTGCGCATCCGCACCTGGCCGCTGTTCGTGCTGCTGGCCTACGCCGCGTGGCCTGTCGTGTCGCCGGCGGTGGCCGGATGGGTGGCGGCGTTCGCGCTGCTCGCGCTGGCGCTGGCCAACTTGCCCGCGCGGGCCGACTGGCCGGTAGAAGGCCCCGTCGCCGTCGTCGCCTTCGCCGTGTACGTGGCGACTCTGGCTCCGGGCCTGCTCCCCGCCGACAGCGGCGAATTCCAGTTCGTGGCCCGCGTGCTGGGCATCGCGCACCCGCCAGGCTACCCCCTGTACACGCTGCTGGGCAAACTGGCGACGCTCCTGCCCCTCAACTCCGTCGCATGGCGGGTGAATCTCCTATCGGCCGTGTTCGCCGCGTTGGCGCTGGCGCTGGTGGCGCGAACGGTGCGGCGGCTGACCGCATCGGCGGTGGCCGGTCTCGCGGCTGCGCTGGCCCTGGGCGGCATCACCACCTTCTGGGCACAGGCGACGACCGCCAACATCCGCTCGCTCATGGCGCTGTTCACGGCCCTCATGCTCCTTCTGGCGCTGGAGTATGGCGCGAAGCCGTCCGAAAACGGGCTGATCGCGCTAGCGGTGGCAGCGGGGCTGGCCGTCGGGCACCACGGCTCGTTGGGGTTGCTGTTCATCCCGTTGGTCGTGTACCTTCTCGTCGCCGACCGTCTGCTGCTCAAGCGCACCCGCTGGCTTCTGACGGCGGCGGGGGCATTCGTGGCGTCGCTCCTGGTGTTGCTGTACTTGCCCGTGCGGAGCCTGACGGGCGCGCCCTTTGACCCCTCGCCCATTGATTCGGTGGGCCGGTTTCTGGAGCATATCCTGGCGTCGGGCTTCAGGGGCGACATGTTCTACTTCGCCCGCGCCGACCTCCTTCCTGGGCGCATCGGCGTGTGGCTGAACATCGTGCGCATGGAGTTCGGCGCGCCGCTGGCTGTGGCGATGGCGTTGGCGAGCATCGCGGCGCTGGCCAGGCGGCCCAAGGCCGCGCTCCTCATCGGCGGCGTGTTCCTGGTCAACACCGCCACGGCCATCACCTACCGCGCGCCGCAGACGGTGGAGTACCTCATCCCGTCCTACGTGGCGCTGGCGGTGCTCTTGGGCATCGGCCTGGCCGAGGGGATCGCGTGGGCGTCGCGCCAGGCGACGTTGCGAGTTCTCGTCGTGGCGGGGGTGCTGGCGTTGTGCGCGGCGCCCTGGGTCGCCAACGCGCCCAGTTTCCGCGCCCTGCATCGGGATTATTCCACCGAGCAGACGGCGCGAACCCTGCTCGGCTCCGCGCCGGCCCGCGCGACGATTCTCGCCAACTGGCACTGGGCCACGCCCCTCTGGTACCTGCAGTACGTGGAAGGCGCGCGGCCCGACGTGCGCGTGCTCTACGTCTATCCCGAAGGCGCGACGCCGAACGAGGACGTGTGGATTCGGCGCATCGGCGAGGCGCTGCAGCAAGGCCCCGTGCTCATCACCAACTGGTTTGAGGCGTACAAGGCCACGCCCTACCGGTTCGTGCGCACCGAAGGTGGCTGGCGGGTGTCGGACGCCCCCATGCGAGACGTGCCGCCGGGCCTGGTCGCCGTAGATGCCGTCTTTGACGGCAAAATCCGCCTCATTGGCTATCGGCTGAGCGAGAGCGAAACCGCGCCGGGCAAGGAATTGCGCCTGTGGCTGTGCTGGCAACCGGTGGAGCCGCTGGACCGCGACTACTCGTTCTTCGTCCACCTGGTGGATGCCGGCGGCCGGGTGCAGGGCCAAAGCGACCTCACCCGCGACGGCAGGCTGTACCAGGCCGGCGAGGTGGTGGTGGATGAGCATCGGCTTGCCATCCTGCCGACCGCCGACGCGGGCGAGTACGCCGTCATCGCGGGCACGTACATCACGCTGCCCGACGGCTGGCGGCGGTTGCAGACGCCGGACGGGCGCGACGCCGTACCGCTTGCCGACGTGCGGGTGCGGCCGGCCGTGGAGCCGCCCGTAACCCTGCACCCGATGGTGCAGCGGTTCGCGGGCGGGCTGACCCTGGTCGGCGCCGACTGGGACGTCGCGGGATCGGGCGCGCTGTACCTGCACTGGCGGAACGACGGCCTGCCCGCCGGGGACTACGCGGTGCAATTCCTGCGCGCGGGCGACCTGGCGGCCCAGGGCATCGTCCACGTGCCGCCTGCCCCGGCCTACTTCACGTCTGGCACGCCCGTGCCCTACGGCGAGGGTTGGCTCTCCATCCGCCTGCACGACGCAACGGGCCGCCTGCTCCAACCGCTGGGGCCGTGGGGTCGAGCCTGGAGCAACGAAGCCATGCTGCCCCATTTCTCCGCCGGCGCACGGTACGTGAACCTGGGCGGCGAGATGATCTTCGCGGGCGTGGGCGCGCTGCCCGCCGAGGCCCAGGCCGGCGAATCGCTGCGGGTTACGGCCAGGTTTGTGGCGCTGAAGCCACTCGTGAACGACTACGCCGTGTCGGTGTCGCTGGCCGCCGACGACGGCGCGTGGGCCGTGCAGCATGACACCACGCCTGCGCTGGGGGCCATCCCCACGCTGAAGTGGACGCGGGGCGTGGCCGTGGACGACCCGCACGCGCTGGAGATTCCCCCAGGCGCGACGGGGCAGGCCACGCTGCGCCTCACCGTGTACGATGCGTTCACGCTAGACCCGCTGCCGGTGCTGGACGCCGAACTGGCCCGCCTGGGTCAGGGGCAAAACCTCACGATCGGCAGCGTGCAAGTGCGGTGA
- a CDS encoding sulfite exporter TauE/SafE family protein produces MTSLGYLGLGIAAGILGSLLGLGGGILIVPGLTLLFGLPIKTAVATSVVAVVTNSLAGSLVYVRRGFTHIKLAMILETTTTIGALGSGLIAMWVSGRWLYGLFAAMALYIVYAMRRPPLGETADNPDGVLPAAFTDPATGREVRYGVQHLGIGALVSTVAGVLSSLLGVGGGIIKVPVMCQVLGVPIKAATATSTFMIGITTATAAMVYYGGGLVIPSLAVPVAFGAFLGAQVGSRLGSRIRSKALRSLFQLLLLVIAVQMGWRALGL; encoded by the coding sequence ATGACATCGCTTGGCTATTTGGGGCTGGGCATCGCTGCGGGCATCTTGGGCAGCCTGCTTGGATTGGGAGGAGGCATCCTCATCGTGCCGGGCCTGACGCTCCTTTTTGGCCTGCCCATCAAGACAGCCGTCGCCACCAGCGTCGTGGCGGTGGTTACCAACTCCCTGGCGGGCAGCCTGGTGTACGTCCGCCGCGGGTTCACCCACATCAAACTGGCGATGATCCTGGAGACCACGACCACGATAGGGGCGCTCGGCAGCGGGCTGATCGCCATGTGGGTCAGCGGGCGCTGGCTCTACGGCCTTTTCGCGGCGATGGCCTTGTACATTGTGTACGCCATGCGGCGCCCCCCGTTGGGCGAGACAGCCGACAACCCCGACGGCGTTCTGCCGGCGGCGTTCACGGACCCCGCCACCGGGCGCGAAGTGCGCTACGGCGTCCAGCACCTGGGGATTGGCGCACTGGTGAGCACCGTGGCCGGCGTTTTGTCGTCGCTGCTGGGCGTCGGGGGCGGCATCATCAAGGTTCCCGTCATGTGCCAGGTGCTGGGCGTCCCCATCAAGGCGGCCACGGCCACCAGCACGTTCATGATCGGGATCACGACGGCGACAGCCGCGATGGTGTACTACGGCGGCGGGTTGGTCATCCCTTCGCTGGCCGTCCCCGTGGCGTTTGGGGCATTCCTGGGCGCGCAGGTCGGTTCGCGCCTGGGTTCTCGGATCCGAAGCAAGGCCCTGCGAAGTCTGTTCCAGTTGCTCTTGCTGGTGATCGCGGTTCAGATGGGGTGGAGGGCACTGGGACTATGA
- a CDS encoding DUF1634 domain-containing protein translates to MRFATPLHRFVYYVLLVGLSASVVLILAGSVWSLAATGALPERTLPATQVLRSALAGEAQGLVSAGLLGILLTPLAAVATTVVVSASRRDRVGVLAGLGVALVMVVSLLLGGA, encoded by the coding sequence ATGAGATTCGCCACGCCGCTGCATCGCTTCGTGTACTACGTGCTGCTGGTGGGGCTGTCGGCAAGCGTCGTGCTGATCCTGGCCGGCAGCGTATGGTCACTGGCGGCCACCGGTGCGCTGCCCGAACGCACGCTGCCTGCAACGCAGGTGCTCCGTTCCGCGTTGGCAGGGGAGGCGCAGGGCCTGGTCTCGGCGGGCCTTCTGGGCATCCTGCTGACGCCGCTGGCGGCCGTGGCGACAACCGTCGTCGTGTCCGCGTCGCGTCGGGATAGGGTGGGCGTCCTGGCCGGGTTGGGCGTGGCGCTGGTGATGGTCGTGAGCCTGCTGCTGGGCGGGGCATAG
- a CDS encoding RNA-binding protein produces the protein MNIYVGNLARETTEAELRQAFEAFGQVSSVAIIKDKYSGESRGFGFVEMPSAAEAQAAIAGLNGKELGGRALNVNEARPREDRGGRGGGGRGGSRGGGYGGRGGRRSF, from the coding sequence ATGAACATCTATGTAGGGAATTTGGCGCGGGAGACCACCGAAGCAGAACTGCGCCAGGCCTTTGAGGCCTTCGGTCAGGTGAGTTCGGTCGCCATCATCAAGGACAAGTACAGCGGCGAATCCAGAGGCTTCGGATTCGTGGAGATGCCCAGCGCAGCCGAGGCGCAGGCGGCCATCGCTGGCCTCAACGGCAAGGAGTTGGGCGGGCGCGCGCTGAATGTGAACGAGGCGAGGCCCCGCGAGGACCGCGGTGGCCGAGGCGGCGGTGGCCGCGGCGGAAGCCGTGGCGGAGGCTACGGGGGCCGCGGCGGGCGCCGCTCCTTCTAG